The genome window GTGCCGCAGGCAGGACTCATTTTTGAGTCTGCTGTCGAAGCGTCCCTAGTCGTTGCCCCCGTGATTTCGGTCGCGGGGGCAACGTGCTGTCTAGGACGGAGCTTCGGACTCGGCTGGGGCTGGCGGCTCGGCGGGCGAGCATGCGATGGATCCGGCGTGGGCTCGCCTGTCGGTGATCTTGTCTACGCTGCCTGATCGTGGCGACAGAACAGGCTAGGGTGGCGAGAGAGCCTTGGTCGGCTACTTCCGGGACACCCTGGCGATAGAGAACGTTTTACGCTGGCGCACGGGCTCGGCCACTATGCCTAGAGCAACAGGCGCACTTGCCACAGTGACAGACATCTCCGCAAGATAGCAACCTTATTCTCAGTGGTTTCGACGGGTAACCACCGCCAGGTAACCCGCTGCGCTTACGGAAGGTTGGCATGCCCGTAGGAACTGGTAAGCCGCCTACCCTCGCAGCGCGCCCAGCACTGGTTCGTTGAGTTTGTCCGGGAAAGCACGCAAACCGCCGGCGTCTTCGGCACAGATTCCGCGGTTCGCCCTACCGCGTCTCGTCGTGCTCCTGGTCCTTGCGGTCCTGGTGCTCCTGGCTCATCACTGCGGCCCCTGCGCGGTTCCTGGCCGCCTGCCTTCCTTCTGCGCCCCGGCCGCCGGGGGTCGCCGGGACCGGCGCTTGCGCCGCACGCCCGGCGTGCCCCCGGCCTGGCCGGGGCTCGCATACGGCAGGCAGGCGGCCCCGCAGGGGCCGCCCTTGATGAAGAAAAGAAACTCTGGACACGCAGGTCATGGCTGGTCTGCGTCGGCAGCGACGCCGGACGGACCCTGCTGTGGCACGAGCGACACAGCCCGCTCCTACGTTCCGTGGCATGCTCCGTTCGGGTGGCACTGATCGAACCGGGCTCGACACCGAGTGATCATTTGTAGCGTCACCGCCCGTGAAAATGGGACGTATTGCAGGAGCGGCGCTCTCAGCCGCCATGCTCGCGCTGATTGCAGCGCCCACCGCCATCGCGAAGACCCCTGTGGATGCGCCACCGGCGCCACCGCCGAGCAGCGCACCCGCCGTGGTCAAGTTCACCGTTCCTGGGCCGACCACTGATTCGCCGGGGATCCAAGCGGAATGCCGCATTGAGCAGAACGGGTACCCGCATGTCAGGACCAGCACCCGAGGTGCCGGGGTCAAAGCCTCGGTCAACTGCACGACGCCGGTGGACCACATCGAGATCACTGGCGAGATGTACTACTACTGGGGCGACTGGCTGCCGCAGTCCGGAAGCCCGATCTCGTTTGCCCAGAACTGGGGCGCATCGACGCTGGGCAACGATCGCACCAGCTCAGCGCCGTGCAGCTCACAAAGCCCGACCTGGTGGTACGGCGAGTTCCACGCCCTCATGACCCCGGTGGCCGGCGCTAAGCCTCAGCCACTTTCACTGACGTCGACCAGCAATGAGATTCCGTGTGCACCATAGGGAGCTATGGACGTAGAAGAGTTCGACGACCAGCTCGTCTGTGATCGGCAGGACCACACGACGTTCCTGGTCGAGCTGTGGTCATGGCACTACGACGACGACGGTGAGCGGCAGGGTGCGGTACTGAGCACCCACATCCTGAACGGGTGCGATGTGCGTGAGGCCCTGGCCTGGGCCCAGGAGCACCAGGCCGACCCAGGCTGTTTCGTGCTCTTCGCCGGTACCTGGACCAACCGCGGTTTCCTCAAGACGCTGTGGCTGGCTGGGGAAACCCCAGGCTACGGCGAGCGCAGCGCCGTCGTGACCTTCGAAACCTGACTGGGGCACCGACACACCGGGGCTCGGAACGATCTTCGTTCCGAGCCCCGGTTCTATGTCCGAGCCTGGGCGTCCGCCGCGACAGACCGAGCTTGTGTGCAAGGTCGGTGCTCGTAATCAGCGGTGGAAGCTCCTCGGTCACAGAGCCATTGTCCGGGCCTCGATCGATCAGCGTTGCCCTGCTCTGGACACTCAGGTCAGGGGTGGTCGGGAGCGTGCTCGACGACGATGGGCTCATCGGGGCGAGCACTGAGCACCTGCGCAAGGGCCACCAACTGCTCGGCGAGCGCGGCTCGCTGCTCATCGGTGTAGCAGCCCCGACTGATCTCGTGGGCGGCGTCGTCGAGTTCCCATTGGGCGGCACGAACGAGCACTGCGATTGATCGTGATCGGCTCGACATGGCTTCCTCCAGAACGAGACATACACGTCGATCGAGCCGAACGACTCGAACGCGTCGAACAAGTCTGCCGACAGGTAGACAAACGCGTCAACTGCGACAGTCGATGGTGTGAACCAGAGGCGGCTTGTCACCACGGGTGAGCTGGCGCGCGAGCTCGGGATCAGTCCGCGCACGGTGGCCCGCTACGTGCAGGCTGGCCTGCTGGAGCCAACCGAGATCACCCTCGGCGGCCATTACCGGTGGGACATCGACGAGGTACGCGAGCAAATTCGAAGGCTTCGCACGGACTCCCCAGACACGCTGTAGGCATGCATGCTCTCGGGCCGCTGGGAGACACCCAACGGCCCGAGAGGTCAGTCCTGATACGGCCTAGATGAGTTCGCGCATCCGCTCGATGATCGCCGTAGGCGCCAGCGGCTCGAACCGCTCCCGCTTTCCGGGCTTGTTCGCATAGGCGATAACGCTGGTCCCTGCGCGCTGCCCGGCCTCGATGTCGCTTGTTGAGTCCCCGATCATCACGCAGCCATCAGCACGGACGTCAAGGAGTCCGATCGCTTCCTGGATCAGGTAGGGATGGGGCTTGAGCTGGTTAACGTTCGGACCGCTCCTCGCCGAGATTCCAACCACGGTGTGCCCCATGCGGTGGACCTGGAGGTACGTCGAGACAGCGGCCGTGGAGTTGTTCGAGACGATCACTACCGGCATCCCACGCGCCCAGAGCGTGTCGAGCACCTCGGACGTGCCTGGTGTTGGTGGCGCGACTTCGACCGCGCGCACTTCGAGTTCCCGGAGCCGGCGTTCTACGTCCGCCGCCAGGTCGCCATGACTCGTGGCGTACTTCAGAACGTCGAACGGGTCCCGACTCTGGTTCACGGCCGCGGGAAGGTCGCCGTCGAAGAGGTCGCGCAGCTCGGCCGCCACCTCGTGGTCGGGAAGGCCGCCGAAGACGGCACACACAGGGCCGTCGAAGTCGAGCAGCACCGCAGCGCTGGCCTCGATGATCGCAGGCGGGCTCGTCATCGGCGGACTTCTCGCGCGACGGTGCTCCAAATGCTGTCGAACCACATCTGGGACTGCTCGATGAAGAGAGAACTCAAAGACTCCTCGTCAGGCTCAGCAGCGTGGTGGAAGAGGGTGGCGTCCTTGCCCATGAGGTCCCAGATCGGCGTCTCGTCGCCGTCCAGCACCACGGAGTGCTCCCGCACTGGGTAGTAGCCGAAGAACGCCTCGGACTTGTTGATCAGGTACAGCTTGAACAGCGGCACAGCGGGGTAGACGCGAAGTTCAGCCTTCGAGTCGGCAACGAGTCCAAGCCGCCCCATCTCGTTGATCGAATCAACGATCGCGAGCGTGTGCCGCTGCATGATTCCGGCCGCGCGCTTGCGGAAGGCCGGGCTGTCCTGCATGTCATCAACCCTGGCCGGCAGGGTCCACGGAACCTCCGTGTCAGGAACCAGCAGCCTCACTCGGACTGACTCCGGGCGCGCGCGACCGCTTCGGATGCGATCGAGCGGCTCAGTCAGGGCGCCATGCAACGTCTCTCCGGAAAACCCGGCAAAGTCGATCGACACCTGCGGCTGACTGAACGCGTGCTCCAGATGAGGCCGGAGGCCGACCGGGCGTTCAGTCCGCTCACGGACGAAGACACCGCTGCCTTGGCGTGACACCACCAGTCCCTCGTCACGAAGGATGCGAAGGGCCTGCTGCACCGTTGCCCGCGCGACCCCGTACCGCTTGGCCAGCTCCCCCTGAGAGGCCAACTTGTCGCCTGGCTTGAGGGTCTTCGTCAGGATCGCCGCGCGCAGGGCGTTCGAAACTTGCTGGTACGGCGGACGCGGGTCGTCGGGGTCTAGTTCGCTCATTTGCCCAGGTTATCGCGTCGGCTCCGCATTTGGCTAGCCATGTTGGCCAACCTGTTGACATGGCTAGCCAGGCTGACCTACCTTGTACATGGCTAGCCAAGCTGGCCAGAAACAAGAACTGCTCTGGAGGCACACGTGCTGAAGAACATCCCGGTCCTGCTGGAGGCCCACAAGGCGCGGGTCGTGGAGGACCCGACGCTGAAGATGATCGAGAAGGATGGCCAGATGGTCCCGGCGACCGACCCGCGCGACGGCTCGCAGCAGTGGGTGGTGATGCTCTACATCAAGCCGCGCCCGACCGCTGACGGTCGCCCGGCGGGCAAGGGTTCCGAGGTCAAGCTGACCTTGGAGACCGAGCCCGGCGAGGAGATCGAGGACGGCGTGGTCGTCGAGCTGATCAACCCTCGGGTCTCGCACTGGGAGAACGAGTTCAACGGCCGGACGATGTCGGGCCTGTCCTGGCGGGCGACCGGGATCAAGCTCGCCGGTTGATCAACCTCGCGTAGAGGCCACCTGACCTCTTCACTTTTCTTCCAAGCTTTTCTGCTGCTTGTTCTTTGAGAATTCCATAGTGGGCCGAGCCATGCCTTTTTCCGGTGCGAATTGACGCACTGGAGGCCGTATTGGCCCCCGGCCCGGCCGTTTCGGCGGTCGTTTCCGGGGGTTCTTATGGCGTTCCAAACGGAAAGGGGTTTGTATGTCGTTGGCGTATTGCCCGGCGTGTCACTGCGACCGGTGGCTCTACCCGCACTCGCGGGACAAGCACTGCAAGAGATCCGGTTTTTTCGGCAGGAGGTGATCACGGTGGACGGCGCTGGTTTTCACGGTTCCGGATGCCTGGGCAAGCCGTAGGGCATGAGGGGGTTGGCTGTGACGAATTGCGCGAAGTGCCGCAAGGAGATCCGGCTTCCCGGCCGTCGGTATCACCCGACGTGCGATCCGGAGGCCGTGAATTTTGGGCAGCGGTGTCCGCGCTGCCGCGAGTGGGTTCGGGAGTTGCCCTTGTCGGGGCGGTGCTTCTGGTGCGAGAACACGCCCGTGCGGGTGGTCATCGCACAGAGAGCCCGGATCGCGGCGGACATCGCACTGGAGCAGTGTCGACAGCATCGCGGCGCAGTGACGAAGCCGTGCCGGTCGTGCCGGTCCTTCGGGGTCCGGATGGCCCGTCAGACGGACCGGGACCTGCTGAGGATCTCGGGCCAGATCCTTGACGAGCTTGACCGGTACATCGGCGCGGTGGAAGCGATGTCGGTCCCGCGCTCGCGGCGGGTCTGGGACGCCCAAGAGCAGGCGGTCGGGTCCGCTCGCGCTCTCGATCGTGCCGCGCGCTCGGTGCGGGAGCTGATCCTTCGTTCACGGGAGAGGCCGAATGACTGATCCGCGAACCGAGATCGATCACCCCGCGCGCATTCTGACCGGAATCGGCGGGCTGAATCAGAAGTTTTCCACGCTGGGCTGGGAGGACTTGTTTTCCAGACTGATCGCAGAGATGGAGGACAGTCAGCGCCGGTTGGCTGCCGCTATCGATGAGGCAAGTGAGTAACGGACAAGGGAGGTGGATTGCTAGATGCCGTTGGTGAACAAGAACACCAAGGCGGTCGAAAGGCTGCACGAGATCACCGGATGCATCGATGAGTTGGACAAGAGCCTGGACGCGGTGGAGTTCCTGGCGGATTCCGTGGTGGAAAAGCGGGACCTGGAGCACGCCGAGGACCTGGCGGCCAAGGTCCGGGCGGCGTTGTCGGCCGTGCGGGCTGACATCGGCAAGAAGGGCGGACCGAGTGTGGCGAAGGGATATCCGAAGTGAAGTTCCGGAACAGCGATGAGGTGCACGGCGTGGTCAGGAAGGTCGACAGCGGGATGGTGTCGCTGTCGGGCACGCTGCGCCAGCTCGGGGTCCCGAAGGGCATGGGGACCTCGCTGAACAAGCTCAGGAACTCGGTGGGCGATCTGGTCGCGCACCTGGAGATGGTCAAGCGCCGGAGCTGACACCGGCGGTAGCTCGGCGGGGCATCGAACCACACCGCGGTTCGGTGTCCCGCTTTCGTTTGCACACAAGGGAGTTTGGTCGTGACCGACACGCGCGTGAATACCGAAAGAAGTCCGATCCGCGACGGCGCCCGGTTCGTGGTGAAGCACCCGCGCTCGTCGTCCTCGACGGTGGTGCTCGGCTCGGCCGTGCTCTGGGTCGGCTACCAAACGGTCCTCATGGCCGCCGGTATCGCGGTTCTCGCGGGGGCGTCGTGGTGGCTGCTGGACAAGCCGACGTTCGACCGCTTCGCGGGGCGGCTGCTGCGGGCGTGGTGGAGACGGTGGCTGATCTACCAGCGGCAGTGGGCGAAGATCGTGTTCGCCTGCAACCTGGTCACCAGCGACCACCGGGGCCAGATGATGGTGCCCAAGCTGGTGGGCGTGCGCTCGACGTGGGTGTGGGACACCCTGTTCATCCGCATGGCCAAGGGCCAGCAGCCCGAGGACTTCGAGGGCGTGCTGGGGCGGCTGACCCACTCCTTCAAGGCACGGGTAGGCAACGTGCGGCTGGTCAAGCCGGGCAAGCTCGCCTTGGACCTCCAGCGCCGGGAGCCGTTCGACGAGATGCATATCCCGCTGCCCGAGCTGCACCCGGCGACCGGGCAGGTGGATCTGTCGAACGTGGTGATCGGCCGGGATGAGTACGGCCGGGATCTGGCGTTCGACCTGCTGAAGAGGGATCTGCACATCCTGTTCGGCGGTGCGACGGGCGCGGGCAAGGGCTCGTGGCTGTGGTCGCTGCTGCGGGCGGTGGCTCCGCTGATCCAGGCCGGCCACGTCCGGCTCTGGGTGATCGATCCCAAGGGCGGGCAGGAGTTCGGCGCCGGACGGGCGATGTTCCACGAGTTCGCCGACAACGCCAAGGACGGCTTGGAGCTGACGAAGAAGTACGTGAAGACGCTCGACGAGCGCAAGCTCGACCTGGGCCGTCGGGGCATCCGCACCGCGACCGTGTCCGCCGAGACGCCGCTGGATGTGCTGCTCGTCGACGAGCTCTCAGCGCTGACCGCCTACGGCGAAAAGGACATCATGCGCGCGTTCGAGCCGCTGATCTCCACCGCGCTCACCCAGTTCCGGTCGGTCAACGGCCGCGTCTGGGGCGCCACGCAGGAACCGACCAAGGACGTGATCCCCATGCGCGGGCTGTTCCCCACCAAGGTCGCGCTGCGGCTGGACTCCGCGTCGTATGTGGACATGTGCCTGGGGGAAGGCATGCGCGACATGGGCGCGTTCGCCGACAAGATCCCCGCCTTTCTGCCCGGCGTGGCCTATGTCAAAAAGGACGGCCGCCGCGAGCCGCTGCGCTGCCGCACCCCGTATGTCACCGACGCCGACATCACCGAGCTGGTGACCTTCTGCACCGACCGCGGGGCCACGGTGATCCCGCTGCACCGCGACACCACCGCCACCACCGGCCCCGACCAGCAGCAGCGCTCCGACGAACCGCACTGGTCCGAGGTGGACTTCGAAGCCCTCGAAGACGACCACGACGACGGCAACGACCCGGACGGCGGCGAGTCCGACTCCGGGTTCGAAGAGATCGACCAGTTCGAAGGCGAAGACGACGCCGACGAAGAGATCGCCTGAGCACTCCCCAACCCGATTTCCGACTCAACCCCCTTGGAGGTGGTTGTGATGACCTCGCACACCCTGAACCCGTCCTCGATGCGCGATGCGCTCACCGCCCTGGTGGTCCACATCAACGATCACCGGCTGCCGGAACCGGTCACGCTCTCGTGGAGTCGCTACACCGGTTTGCAGTGTCAGGCCACCGGCGTTGAACCGCTGGTGACCCTGGTGACCTGGGCGGACTCCCTGGACCAGGCCGGGGCCTGCCTGAAGCAGTTGAACGGCGGCGCGGTGCACCTGGATGTGACCGGCCGCCTCGACGGCGGCATCCCGGTGTGCCTCTACACCCCGTACCGCGCCGCACTGACCCCGCGCTACCGGCACCTGCTGGAGCAGGGCGAACCCGTGGTCTTCACCGTCGCCCAGCTCCGCGCCGCCGCACGAAGCTGAGGCCGGCACCGATCCCCATCTATTGAGCGGCCCGCCCGGATGACTCTTGGCGGAGTCCGGGCGGGCCTACCCCACTTGGAGGTACCCGCAATGCTGGCAGAAATCGCTTTATCCGTCAGCTCCGGCGCGACCGGTGCCGGACTGCTCTACGGCTTACACGCCCGGTCCCTGGCCCGTCGGCTGCACACCGACCGGCTCACGGGGCTGGCCAACCGCGACGCCCTGGAACGGGCCTACACCCGGCACGCCCGACGCCACCCCGGCCACCGGGTCGGGCTGCTGGTCGGCGACGTCGACCACTTCAAGACCTACAACGACACCCACGGCCACTTCTTCGGCGACTCGGTGCTCGTCTGCATCGCCCGCGCACTCACTGACACCGCCCGCCCGGGGGAACTGCCGGTGCGGCTGCACGGTGACGAGTTCGCCGTCCTGCTCACCGGTCTGCGCCCCTGGGAGAGCCCGGAGGACCGCCTCGGCGAGTACACCACCGCCATCGAGGCCATCCGGACCGTCAACGGCCTTCCCACCCGGGTGTCCCTGTCCCTGGGCGCGGCGGTCGACACCGCCTCCGCGGTCGACCTGTCCACCTTGATGGGCCGCGCGGATCGGTTCATGTACGGGCGCAAGCACAGCGCCCCCGACCGCGCCCCCCTCACCGTGCAGCACGTCATCGCTCACCGCTCCGCCGATTCCGAAAGGAAGTCCTCATGACCCGGACTCCGTACTTCTACGCCGCAGCGCCCCACGCGATTGTCGCGGCGGCGCCCACT of Saccharopolyspora erythraea contains these proteins:
- a CDS encoding MerR family DNA-binding transcriptional regulator, which encodes MNQRRLVTTGELARELGISPRTVARYVQAGLLEPTEITLGGHYRWDIDEVREQIRRLRTDSPDTL
- a CDS encoding HAD family hydrolase; the protein is MTSPPAIIEASAAVLLDFDGPVCAVFGGLPDHEVAAELRDLFDGDLPAAVNQSRDPFDVLKYATSHGDLAADVERRLRELEVRAVEVAPPTPGTSEVLDTLWARGMPVVIVSNNSTAAVSTYLQVHRMGHTVVGISARSGPNVNQLKPHPYLIQEAIGLLDVRADGCVMIGDSTSDIEAGQRAGTSVIAYANKPGKRERFEPLAPTAIIERMRELI
- a CDS encoding GntR family transcriptional regulator, encoding MSELDPDDPRPPYQQVSNALRAAILTKTLKPGDKLASQGELAKRYGVARATVQQALRILRDEGLVVSRQGSGVFVRERTERPVGLRPHLEHAFSQPQVSIDFAGFSGETLHGALTEPLDRIRSGRARPESVRVRLLVPDTEVPWTLPARVDDMQDSPAFRKRAAGIMQRHTLAIVDSINEMGRLGLVADSKAELRVYPAVPLFKLYLINKSEAFFGYYPVREHSVVLDGDETPIWDLMGKDATLFHHAAEPDEESLSSLFIEQSQMWFDSIWSTVAREVRR
- a CDS encoding FtsK/SpoIIIE domain-containing protein — encoded protein: MTDTRVNTERSPIRDGARFVVKHPRSSSSTVVLGSAVLWVGYQTVLMAAGIAVLAGASWWLLDKPTFDRFAGRLLRAWWRRWLIYQRQWAKIVFACNLVTSDHRGQMMVPKLVGVRSTWVWDTLFIRMAKGQQPEDFEGVLGRLTHSFKARVGNVRLVKPGKLALDLQRREPFDEMHIPLPELHPATGQVDLSNVVIGRDEYGRDLAFDLLKRDLHILFGGATGAGKGSWLWSLLRAVAPLIQAGHVRLWVIDPKGGQEFGAGRAMFHEFADNAKDGLELTKKYVKTLDERKLDLGRRGIRTATVSAETPLDVLLVDELSALTAYGEKDIMRAFEPLISTALTQFRSVNGRVWGATQEPTKDVIPMRGLFPTKVALRLDSASYVDMCLGEGMRDMGAFADKIPAFLPGVAYVKKDGRREPLRCRTPYVTDADITELVTFCTDRGATVIPLHRDTTATTGPDQQQRSDEPHWSEVDFEALEDDHDDGNDPDGGESDSGFEEIDQFEGEDDADEEIA
- a CDS encoding GGDEF domain-containing protein, yielding MLAEIALSVSSGATGAGLLYGLHARSLARRLHTDRLTGLANRDALERAYTRHARRHPGHRVGLLVGDVDHFKTYNDTHGHFFGDSVLVCIARALTDTARPGELPVRLHGDEFAVLLTGLRPWESPEDRLGEYTTAIEAIRTVNGLPTRVSLSLGAAVDTASAVDLSTLMGRADRFMYGRKHSAPDRAPLTVQHVIAHRSADSERKSS